In Candidatus Neomarinimicrobiota bacterium, the genomic stretch TCGGTCTCGTCATTCACGGCGGCGCCGGTACTATCAAGAAGGAGAACATGACCGCCGAGAGAGAGGCCGCCTATGAGGAAGCGCTCACCGGTGCGCTGACGCTCGGTCATGAAATCCTGTCCAATGGAGGTTCAGCGGTCGAGGCTGTTGAGCTGGTGGTAAAAAGGCTCGAGGATTCGCCTCTCTTTAATGCGGGCAAAGGGGCTGTCTTTACCAGTACTGGTACGAACGAACTCGACGCTTCTATCATGGACGGCAAGACCCTGAATGCCGGAGCAGTGGCTGCAGTGAAGCACATCAAGAATCCCATCACCGCCGCGCGACTCGTCATGGAGGAGTCACCTCATGTCCTCCTGACTGGGGATGGTGCCGAGGAATTCGCCCGGGAGCACGATGTGGAATTCGTTGCGCCGGAATACTTCTATACCGATCGACGGTGGAAAAGCTACGTAAAGAGGAAAGAGGAGGAGGTAGAAAAAGCTGCAACTTCCGCTAATCCTGACTTGGATCAGGAATCGGAGTATAGTACTGTAGGCGTCGCGGCCCTCGACACAGATGGCAACCTGGCGGCCGGGACATCCACCGGCGGCACGACCTTCAAGCGGTTCGGGCGTGTGGGTGATTCACCTATCATCGGGGCCGGGACATACGCCGACAACCGCACCTGTGCTGTTTCCGGCACCGGCACCGGTGAGTACTTTATCCGCCTTGCCATTGCCCATCACATCTCGGCTCTCATGGCCTACGAAGGGAAGTCGGTACAGGAAGCGTGCGATATCGTGATCCACGAGAAGCTCACGGAACTCGGCGGCGACGGGGGCGTCATCGCCATCAATGGGCAGGGCAATATCGCCTTTTCTTTTAACACGGATGGAATGTATCGTGGCCACGTAAAGGGAGATGGAGTAGCGGCAGTTAAAATTTACGGTGACTGATCATGAGCGGATAAACTGACCGTCAGACCACTGCTATTTGAAGATGATTCTAATGATCTTAAATTCGAAAAGACAGTTGCGAACCGCTGCAGGATTGGCTGTCTGTATAATTATGCTCGCTTGTAACTCAAAACCATCCAGCCTCGTCATTAGTGACGAAGACAGGGCCATGTTTGACTCAATCCTCAGACGGGGCGGCGATGAGGTGCGCTTCTTTAGCGCCTCTGACGGAACGTCAATCGCCTGTACCGTCATTCGGCCGAAAACGGATCCTGTGGCTGTCGTGGCGTTCATTCACGGCATCGCTGTCGCTTCCCGGCTCTACACTCCCATGGCGGATTCTCTGGCCGGGCAAGGGTATATCGTCATCATGATGGACATCCGGGGGCACGGTTATTCAAAAGGTGAGCCGGGGGATGTACCCGCCGGTGCATCGCTCGTGAAGGATGCCAGAGACTTTTTCCGCTTCGTAAGAGGGGAGGAGGGGGACGAACTGCCCCTCATCGTTATGGGGCACAGCCTCGGTACGTATATATGGATGGCGACATTGCAGTCGTTCTCTGACTTGCAGGTGGACGGGCTCATTCTAATGTCGGGCGGCGTTGTTCCGCAGAAGCGCAGTAAGACGCCCAGTGGGCACAAGGTGGGGACGTTCATTCGGGGTCACAGGCTGGAATACCTCCTGTCATTCATTTTCCCAGGACTGAAGCCTATCGAGATTGTACTGCCCAAGGAATCTCAGGCGGAGAACCAGCCGTTGGTCACACGCTATTCAAGGCGATTCTTTCAGAACCTCGATATCGGCAGGGAGTCTTACGAAACATTCTATAGATCATTCGATCGACCTGTTCTGTTGATTTCCGGTGAAGAGGACGAAATCATGCCCGCGGAGGAGATTCGTAACTCATACGACAAGTTTCAGAACGGTGATAAATCAATTGAAATGATGGATAACCTGACACACACTTCCATCATCTGGCACGGGGCGCCCGTCATCAGCGCCTGGCTGGATGAGAGATTAAGACCTTAGCGTAGACTCTATGCAGCGAGTTTCACTCTGTTTTTCACTTCTATTCCTTTTCGCCTGTGAAGAGGAGACGCCGGGGTGTGATGTCCCCGCCGTACTTCTCGACTACGCGGGCCTCGACGGCTGCGGTTTCGTCCTCGCGCTGGAAGATGAGGAAGTCGTCGAAATGGGGATCTTCGATGAGGAGCCGGACTTTGCTTTCGAAGACAGCATGGAGGTCAATATCTCCTACGAACCGATGGACAACATGGCATCCGTTTGTATGGTGGGACCAATCGTGCGGATTACCTGTATTGAAAAAGCGGAGTGACAAGAGATAAGCGGATTGGCTCCAACAGGTGAGCACTCTGACACACCAACACGTTAAGACCAACGGCATCTCCCTCCACACCGTCCAGGCGGGGCCGGAGGACGGTCCGCTCCTGATTTTCCTCCACGGATTTCCGGAGTTCTGGTACTGCTGGCACAGGCAGATCGACTTTTTCGCTGAAAGGGGATTCCGTGTAGTTGTTCCGGATCAGCGCGGATACAATCTCTCCCCCAAGCCGTCGAGCATCTCTTCATATCGAGTGGAGCCAATCGCTAGAGACATCCTCGGCCTCATCGAATCGCTGGGCAGGCGCAAAGCTCACATTGTCGGCCACGACTGGGGTGGAATCACGGCGTGGCGGTTGGGAAACCGTTACAAGCAGTGGGTGGAGAGACTGGCCATCCTGAACTGTCCTCATCCCGGCGTCATGCGGCGAAATCTTTTCAGTAATCCCGCTCAGCTGAAGAAGAGCTGGTACATCTTCTACTATCAGCTGCCGTGGCTGCCGGAGTGGACTATGTCCCGCAACGATTGGGAATTTGCTCGGAAAGCACTTCAGTATACTTCCGTGCGCGGGACCTTCGGTGATGACGATCTGGGGCAGTATGTGGCGGCGTGGTCACAGCCGGGGGCGCTCTCAGCCATGCTCGGTTGGTATCGCGCGGGGATGTTGCTCATGAAAAGTCGCATCGGAAAGAGACGACCGCCCAGAAAGATCGAAGTGCCGACTCTTCTTCTCTGGGGTGCCAAGGATCGATTTCTCGGTCGCGAAATGGCTCAGCCGAGCGTTGACAGGTGTACGAATGGGAGACTTATCTTTCTTGAGGAGGCGACTCACTGGCTTCAGCATGAGGAGCCGGAGAAAGTTAACTCACTCTTGCTTCAATTTCTCACGTCCTGAGCCGCTGTAAACACAGCCCACCGGGAGAGGAATTGTCTGGCTCTCTGTTTGTTGAGAGTTTCCCTTCTAAGGCGCGGCCGCCATCAGCCGGCGGGGAGATTTAGCTTTACTTATCCCACCAAAGCGGAGGCAGTGTACGTTCGTCAGGATAGATTTCATCCAGAGTGGCGGCCTGATAGAGGCGGCCGTTAAGCATCACCATTTCGACCGAATCTGAATTTTTGATGTCCTCTAACGGGTTCTTCCCGAGGACTACAAGGTCGGCCAGCTTCCCTGCGGTGAGGCTGCCGAGGTCTTTCTCCATGCCGATATAAGCGGCGCCGTTGACGGTTGACGCTTTCAATGCCTCCATTGGCGACATGCCGCCTTGGACCATCATCCACATCTCCCAGTGGGCGCCGAGTCCTTGAAGCTGTCCATGGGCACCGTTGTTGACCTTCACTCCGGCATCAGAGAGGGCCTTCGCCGCCTTGGCATTCTCGATAAAGTTGTAGTCGTTGTCTTCTACCATCCGGCGCCGCCTGCCAGCCCTGTCCAGCAACTCCTTCGGTGTGTAGGCTAAGAGGCGTTCGTGCTCAAAGACCTTTTGATGCTGGTACCAGTAGTTCTCTCCCCACAGTCCGCCGTAGCTGACGATGAGGGTCGGTGTGTAGCCGGCGCCGCTTGCGCCATAGAGCGTCAGGAAGTCTTTATAGACTGGTGAGACAGGAATGGAATGTTCGATTCCCGTGTGACCATCCACGATCATATTCATGTTGTGCTGAAAGGTGGAGCCTCCTTCAGGATAGACCATCATCCCTAATTCCCGTGCGGCTTTGAGCACTTGCTGGCGCTGTTCCCGCCGCGGCTGATTGTAAGACTTTACCGAAAAGGCTCCGAAGGCCTTGAGCCGCCTCAGATGTGACTTGGCGTCCTCCAGCGAATTC encodes the following:
- a CDS encoding alpha/beta hydrolase, with product MSTLTHQHVKTNGISLHTVQAGPEDGPLLIFLHGFPEFWYCWHRQIDFFAERGFRVVVPDQRGYNLSPKPSSISSYRVEPIARDILGLIESLGRRKAHIVGHDWGGITAWRLGNRYKQWVERLAILNCPHPGVMRRNLFSNPAQLKKSWYIFYYQLPWLPEWTMSRNDWEFARKALQYTSVRGTFGDDDLGQYVAAWSQPGALSAMLGWYRAGMLLMKSRIGKRRPPRKIEVPTLLLWGAKDRFLGREMAQPSVDRCTNGRLIFLEEATHWLQHEEPEKVNSLLLQFLTS
- a CDS encoding isoaspartyl peptidase/L-asparaginase, producing the protein MSTVLSLLLVWTVMATSCKEESSPATRFGLVIHGGAGTIKKENMTAEREAAYEEALTGALTLGHEILSNGGSAVEAVELVVKRLEDSPLFNAGKGAVFTSTGTNELDASIMDGKTLNAGAVAAVKHIKNPITAARLVMEESPHVLLTGDGAEEFAREHDVEFVAPEYFYTDRRWKSYVKRKEEEVEKAATSANPDLDQESEYSTVGVAALDTDGNLAAGTSTGGTTFKRFGRVGDSPIIGAGTYADNRTCAVSGTGTGEYFIRLAIAHHISALMAYEGKSVQEACDIVIHEKLTELGGDGGVIAINGQGNIAFSFNTDGMYRGHVKGDGVAAVKIYGD
- a CDS encoding alpha/beta fold hydrolase produces the protein MFDSILRRGGDEVRFFSASDGTSIACTVIRPKTDPVAVVAFIHGIAVASRLYTPMADSLAGQGYIVIMMDIRGHGYSKGEPGDVPAGASLVKDARDFFRFVRGEEGDELPLIVMGHSLGTYIWMATLQSFSDLQVDGLILMSGGVVPQKRSKTPSGHKVGTFIRGHRLEYLLSFIFPGLKPIEIVLPKESQAENQPLVTRYSRRFFQNLDIGRESYETFYRSFDRPVLLISGEEDEIMPAEEIRNSYDKFQNGDKSIEMMDNLTHTSIIWHGAPVISAWLDERLRP